In Staphylococcus saccharolyticus, one genomic interval encodes:
- a CDS encoding GAF domain-containing protein, which produces MTNFKETNYSLISKKLASLIEDENNLIAILSNTSALLKDTMAQVNWVGFYLIEDNELILGPFQGHPACVYIAIDKGVCGTAVLENKTQRVGDVHHFPGHIACDTNSKSEIVIPLNVNGKMIGVLDIDAPIVNRFSQEDQDGLENIVHIVEKQLSQT; this is translated from the coding sequence ATGACTAATTTTAAAGAGACGAATTATTCACTTATTTCTAAAAAACTTGCAAGCTTAATCGAAGATGAAAATAATCTAATTGCTATACTAAGTAATACATCTGCACTATTGAAAGATACTATGGCACAAGTTAATTGGGTAGGTTTTTACCTAATTGAAGACAACGAACTCATACTTGGACCTTTCCAAGGTCACCCTGCTTGTGTATATATTGCAATTGATAAAGGCGTTTGTGGGACAGCTGTGTTAGAAAATAAAACACAGCGTGTGGGTGATGTCCATCATTTTCCAGGTCATATTGCCTGTGATACAAATAGCAAATCAGAAATAGTTATTCCTTTAAATGTTAATGGTAAAATGATTGGTGTCTTAGATATCGATGCTCCAATCGTTAATAGATTCTCTCAAGAAGATCAAGATGGTTTAGAGAACATTGTACACATAGTTGAAAAACAATTATCTCAAACATAA
- a CDS encoding glycerophosphodiester phosphodiesterase produces the protein MKIRRPNQYFQIVAHRGLPKDYPENTLVAYKHALMLHIDMLEIDLHYTKDKEIVVIHDDTIDRTSNGKGKISNYTLKELKKFDFGSYKGDQFINECIPTFDEVLELADNFSKKLLIEIKKPSQYRGIEEMVVDKLNERRMPQQKVIIQSFDFDCVKKLSSMDLNYELGLLLSKKKYWYRLPDFEEIAKVANFANPNYQLVTKKFMKYAHNANLKVLPYTVNKSKAVKKLIDYDVDGVISDIPEDIFKL, from the coding sequence ATGAAAATTCGTCGTCCAAATCAATACTTCCAAATAGTTGCGCATAGGGGGCTTCCTAAGGATTATCCTGAAAACACGTTAGTAGCCTATAAACATGCGCTAATGTTACATATTGATATGTTAGAAATTGATTTGCACTATACAAAAGATAAGGAGATAGTAGTCATTCATGATGACACTATTGATCGTACTTCTAATGGTAAAGGTAAAATTTCAAATTACACTCTGAAAGAGTTGAAGAAATTCGATTTTGGTTCTTATAAAGGGGATCAATTTATAAATGAATGTATTCCTACTTTTGATGAGGTGCTAGAGTTAGCCGATAACTTTTCAAAAAAGTTACTTATTGAAATTAAAAAACCTAGTCAATATCGTGGGATTGAAGAGATGGTTGTTGATAAATTAAATGAAAGACGTATGCCACAACAAAAAGTTATCATACAATCATTTGATTTTGATTGTGTGAAGAAGTTATCGTCAATGGATTTAAATTATGAATTAGGTCTGTTATTAAGTAAGAAGAAATATTGGTATAGATTACCTGATTTTGAAGAAATAGCTAAAGTTGCAAACTTTGCTAATCCAAATTATCAACTTGTTACCAAAAAGTTTATGAAATATGCTCATAATGCCAATTTAAAAGTTTTACCATACACAGTAAATAAATCTAAAGCAGTAAAAAAATTAATTGATTATGATGTTGATGGTGTTATTTCAGATATACCAGAAGACATATTCAAATTGTAA
- the rpsD gene encoding 30S ribosomal protein S4 produces MARFRGSNWKKSRRLGISLSGTGKELEKRPYAPGQHGPNQRKKLSEYGMQLREKQKLRYLYGMTERQFRNTFDIAGKQYGVHGENFMILLASRLDAVVYSLGLARTRRQARQLVNHGHIEVDGGRVDIPSYSLKPGQVITVREKSQNLDIIKESVEINNFVPEYLDLDADSLKGTFVRLPERSELPAEINEQLIVEYYSR; encoded by the coding sequence ATGGCTCGATTCAGAGGTTCAAACTGGAAAAAATCTCGTCGTTTAGGTATCTCATTAAGTGGTACTGGTAAAGAATTAGAAAAACGCCCTTACGCACCAGGACAACACGGTCCTAATCAACGTAAAAAATTATCAGAATATGGTATGCAATTACGTGAAAAACAAAAATTACGCTACTTATATGGAATGACTGAAAGACAATTCCGTAATACATTTGACATTGCTGGTAAACAATACGGTGTACATGGTGAAAACTTCATGATTTTACTTGCTAGTCGTTTAGATGCAGTAGTTTATTCATTAGGTTTAGCACGTACACGTCGTCAAGCGCGTCAATTAGTAAACCATGGTCACATTGAAGTAGATGGTGGACGCGTAGACATCCCATCTTACTCATTAAAACCTGGTCAAGTGATTACTGTTCGTGAAAAATCACAAAACTTAGATATCATTAAAGAATCAGTTGAAATCAATAACTTTGTACCAGAATATTTAGACTTAGATGCTGACAGCTTAAAAGGTACTTTCGTTCGCCTCCCAGAACGTAGTGAATTACCAGCTGAAATCAATGAGCAATTAATCGTTGAGTACTACTCAAGATAA